The DNA region AGAACGACGAGGATGAGCCCCAGAAGCCCGAGGACAAGGGCGACCCCGAGGGCCCCGAAGCAGGTTGGTGGACGCGGGAAAGGGTGTGTGGAGCCCAAGAGGGGCCTGGAGAGGGGGCGCCCAaggcctggaggttggggacagGGCTTTTTGCCTTTGCGGGTGGGGACCTGTGGCCTCCGCGCCTCTGACCGCCTGGGTTTCACCCGCAGGAGGAGCAGAGCAAAAGGCGGTTTCTGGCTGCGAACGGCTGCAGGGGCCGCCCACCCCTGCCGGCAAGGAGACCGAGGGCAGCCTCAGCGACTCGGATTTTAAGGAGCCGCCATCCGAGGGCCGCCTCGACGCGCTGCCCGGGCCCCCCCGCGCCGGCGGGCCCTCCCCGGCCGGGCCCGCGGCAGCGCGGCTGGCCGAGGACCCAGCCCCTCATTACCCCTCCGGCGCGCCGGCTCCGGGCCCGCACCCAGCCGCGGGAGAGCTGCCCCCCGGTCCCGGAGGGCCCTCGGTCATAcactcgccgccgccgccgccgccgcaggcGGTGCTCGCCAAGCCCAAACTGTGGTCTCTGGCGGAGATCGCCACATCCTCGGACAAGGTCAAGGACGGGGGCGGCGGGAGCGAGGGCTCTCCGTGCCCACCGTGCCCCGGGCCCGTAGCCGGGCAAGCCCTAGGAGGCAGCCGCGCGTCGCCAGCCCCGGCGCCATCGCGCTCGCCCTCGGCGCAGTGTCCCTTCCCAGGCGGGACGGTGCTGTCCCGGCCTCTCTACTACACGGCGCCCTTCTATCCTGGCTACACGAACTATGGTTCCTTCGGACACCTTCACGGCCACCCGGGGCCCGGGCCAGGCCCCACCACGGGTCCGGGCTCGCATTTCAATGGATTAAACCAGACCGTGTTGAACCGAGCGGACGCTTTGGCTAAAGACCCGAAAATGTTGCGGAGCCAGTCCCAGCTAGACCTGTGCAAAGACTCTCCCTATGAATTGAAGAAAGGTATGTCCGACATTTAACGCGGGCTGCGTCGGTCCCGGACTTtcctaatttattaaaaaaagaaaacatggccTTGGCAGTTATTTTTCCATCAACAtgagagaaaagcaaaactatCCCTCCTACTAAAAAGTTTATAGTACATGGAGATGGatgatataaaaatgtaaacatctcCACACACCCACAGAAATGTCTTAaccaactgaaaagaaaaatttaaaaaaggatttgTATTAAATCTTATTCTGTATATTTAATGTagcatttttgtatttaaattgaTAATTCAATATCTTTGAAGTAAATTATGAAATTAAGACACCTGTACAGGCATTTAATGTtttttgtaatataaatatatacatttgtgtTTCCCCCAAAACTGTTTCATagtttaaaaatacaagtttaatttaatttttttacacctattgatttttttctgggtATGAGCTAAAGTATTATTACAGAAAGGAAACAGGTTATACTCTTAGatttgaaaagtaaaagaaactgcAGCCGCCTttgtaaaatgcaaaatatttaattaaaagagaTTTTAACATAATCAGAGCCACTTATTACTTGTTAGAAGCCTCAATAAACTGTCCATCGCCCTGGACAAAAGGTGCAAACTGCAACTTTTTTTTCCGAAGTGGGGAATGAAAGGTTCCACCGAACCCAGTTTGCCAGCGGGAAACCGTAATTAGGCTTCAAGCTCCAGGGAACGCGGCCCTGCCCGGAATGCAAATTTGGATCACTGATGCGGGCTGctctggggggggggtggtgtggTGATtggaccctggaggagggacgAGAGAGACCCAAGTGTGTGCCCAGAAGGGAGAAGAGATGGCAAAGCCAGTTAGAGACACGCACCACCCGAGCTCCAACGCTTAACCTAATTACTTCCAATCAGTGTCGTGTTTTATGCAAAGCAATCAGCTGGTGAACTTTGCTAATGAGTTCGATTTTATGCCGGATTTAGCCCTTATTACTATTTCAAAGGTGCTCTGGGCTAATGCGGGGGGGAAGCAGTTGGGAGATGCCAAGGAGAAGGCTTTCCCAAGTCACTGTCGTCTCTACCCCTTCAAAATTGGGCATTGATCTCTTCGCTGGATTTGATTAAATTAGTAAATGTTCCATCCGCGACCGTGCGGGTGGTAGGCGGCCGGGTAGATTCCCCGCGGAGCCGCGGGGCTGGGGCCGCGGGACCAGCGAGGGGACGGTTACCCCCTTTCACAGGTAGGTGTCACACTTGTCCTGAATTACAAGCCTGCACTTTGCAGAGTCGGAGATTGGAGAGAGAGGGGGCGGAAGTGGGGGAGGGAGCACCGCAGGCGCTTGGGGGAAGCAAGGGGAGCCCCGGATGGATCAGAAGagtcccccgccccaccccacggACCCCCTTTTTGGACAAGAGGCATTCAGCAGCTAAAGGACGTTTGCCCAGATAATGAGGCCGTTGTGGACTTGATCAGGCTTGTCGGCACCTTAGCACTTCTCCCATCGCGGATTCAAGAGTCCCGAGTAGCTGCAAAAGTATTTCTGAGGTTTTATTTTCTCCGTTTAATCCGGCACATTTCATCTCGAAACGAAGGCAGGTCGGGTCTCAATCCCAAACGAGGAAGAGAAACCGCACTGCGCCCGAGGCCCGCTAGCACTGTCGGTGCTCCAGTCTGCATTTGGCGCTGGAGATGGAGAGTTGAGGACGTGTGGAATTTCGTGGGAAATTTTCACTGGTCGGGGAAGGGGAGGCTTTAGAGCAAAAACATTCGCCAGCGAGGGGAATTAATTTGCTCTATTAAACCTAAGCCTGAGTGTAGAGAGAATGTGTTTGCACATAACACCGGTTTAATTAGGCTaaataaaaatgcacatatttGCATTTCTACTCAAGACTACTTTAACCCTACTTGGTTTTTTAAACACCGCCCAAACTTTCACCGGAGTTTTTACTTTTgctacttttcctttttcctttaaacCTGCAACGGGGCTCCTTTAGCTTATTCGAATTTAAACAAGTTTGAAAGCCGCATTGTGCAGATGTTTTGGCGAACAGCAGTCGACTTCAGAGTTTAAATTAGTGAGAAAATTCACGCAGGGAAAATGGTTTCAAAGTTGGAAGTGTGAATGATTAAATATACATGAGACGACCGTATTTTACTTTGTCCCTTtaattataaatgatttttttttaaacaattgaatTCCAGAGATGGCTTGCCCTACCCCCCGCGCTCCAATCCCCTCCATCCACAACTGCCCCCCGCACACACAGCCCGGTTCACAATCAGCTTCCCCCGCCCCCCCTGTTGAATATGCAACCCCAGGAATCACCTTCTCTTCTAAAAAAGTCAGAAGAATAGGCCAGTCCCCTTCTCTTAAGAGAGAGTTTAAGGACGACATCAACTCTGCGGGATTTGGAAGCACTGGCCCTAAACCCTGCccagtgattttaaaaagaaaattacaggcctcCTTGTGTTCCCGGGAATATGCAAATGGCGAGGCGCGGGCCTCCCGGGTCTGATTGCCGAGGCTCGGGGCTGGGAGCCGAATGCCCGCGGGGGCTGCCTGGGAACGGGAGCCGCGCACCGGGGAGCCCGCGGCATTTCTTCCCAACGAGGGGCTGCGGGAAGCGCCTCCAGCTGGGCAGCGAAACCTCCAGAGGTTGGAAGGCTGATGCCCAAATTCGCTGTCCCCTGCCCGCATCCCTCCTACCCTTGGCCTCTAGAGTTTTCTTTGCGTACTTCGCCCTAAGTACAAGCCCCAAATTAAGTTTAGGGTTTTCTCCTTTGCAGAGCTGGGGTTCGCTGACCAGTGGTTTTTCTGGTGTGTAGAGGCTTTTCAGTTTGGGGGCGGCCTGCCGGGCGGATCGAGGTATGTGCGGTTAAGACATGTCTCCCGCGTTTAATCCCAGAAGTAGTGGCTTGTCGGTAAAGTTCCAAGTCCCTCCTAGAGCCTCTGAGCCTCTGCTTGGCCGCATCTTGGACCGTGTCGAAGGCGATGCTTTCTGCAAGGggcggtggggcggggagggcgcAAGGGGGAGAAACCTTCCGGCCTGTGCCAGGGGTTTGTTCGCACACTTGAACTGGGGCGCGTAAATTACACGATGCGAAGCAGCGCCTAAAACACCTCGGTGCTTGGGTTGCGTGGCATTTGTCACCTGCGCTTGGCTGCGCTGGTTCCAGTACCCAAACAGAGGCTAGCCTGACACTAAAGGTGACTAGGAGTCGCTGAATCTCGCAGAAGAGTTGCTGAGTCCAGCAACGGAAGCCGCGGTATCATTGAGTGGGGTCCCTGCAGtcagccccctccacccccaccgaGGCAGCTCCAAACCGGAGACCCGCTgggtttcttcccttttcccttctgTGCGCGGCGGAATCAGTTTCTGGGATTTGGGGTGAGAAGCCAACAGCCCAGTCAGTCCCcgagggctc from Cervus elaphus chromosome 4, mCerEla1.1, whole genome shotgun sequence includes:
- the IRX5 gene encoding iroquois-class homeodomain protein IRX-5 isoform X3; this translates as MSYPQGYLYQPSASLALYSCPAYSTSVISGPRTDELGRSSSGSAFSPYAGSTAFTAPSPGYNSHLQYGADPAAAAAAAFSSYVGSPYDHTPGMAGSLGYHPYAAPLGSYPYGDPAYRKNATRDATATLKAWLNEHRKNPYPTKGEKIMLAIITKMTLTQVSTWFANARRRLKKENKMTWTPRNRSEDEEEEENIDLEKNDEDEPQKPEDKGDPEGPEAGGAEQKAVSGCERLQGPPTPAGKETEGSLSDSDFKEPPSEGRLDALPGPPRAGGPSPAGPAAARLAEDPAPHYPSGAPAPGPHPAAGELPPGPGGPSVIHSPPPPPPQAVLAKPKLWSLAEIATSSDKVKDGGGGSEGSPCPPCPGPVAGQALGGSRASPAPAPSRSPSAQCPFPGGTVLSRPLYYTAPFYPGYTNYGSFGHLHGHPGPGPGPTTGPGSHFNGLNQTVLNRADALAKDPKMLRSQSQLDLCKDSPYELKKGMSDI
- the IRX5 gene encoding iroquois-class homeodomain protein IRX-5 isoform X2, which produces MSYPQGYLYQPSASLALYSCPAYSTSVISGPRTDELGRSSSGSAFSPYAGSTAFTAPSPGYNSHLQYGADPAAAAAAAFSSYVGSPYDHTPGMAGSLGYHPYAAPLGSYPYGDPAYRKNATRDATATLKAWLNEHRKNPYPTKGEKIMLAIITKMTLTQVSTWFANARRRLKKENKMTWTPRNRSEDEEEEENIDLEKNDEDEPQKPEDKGDPEGPEAGGAEQKAVSGCERLQGPPTPAGKETEGSLSDSDFKEPPSEGRLDALPGPPRAGGPSPAGPAAARLAEDPAPHYPSGAPAPGPHPAAGELPPGPGGPSVIHSPPPPPPQAVLAKPKLWSLAEIATSSDKVKDGGGGSEGSPCPPCPGPVAGQALGGSRASPAPAPSRSPSAQCPFPGGTVLSRPLYYTAPFYPGYTNYGSFGHLHGHPGPGPGPTTGPGSHFNGLNQTVLNRADALAKDPKMLRSQSQLDLCKDSPYELKKEWVAYPFSSGSSQPRN
- the IRX5 gene encoding iroquois-class homeodomain protein IRX-5 isoform X1; translated protein: MSYPQGYLYQPSASLALYSCPAYSTSVISGPRTDELGRSSSGSAFSPYAGSTAFTAPSPGYNSHLQYGADPAAAAAAAFSSYVGSPYDHTPGMAGSLGYHPYAAPLGSYPYGDPAYRKNATRDATATLKAWLNEHRKNPYPTKGEKIMLAIITKMTLTQVSTWFANARRRLKKENKMTWTPRNRSEDEEEEENIDLEKNDEDEPQKPEDKGDPEGPEAGGAEQKAVSGCERLQGPPTPAGKETEGSLSDSDFKEPPSEGRLDALPGPPRAGGPSPAGPAAARLAEDPAPHYPSGAPAPGPHPAAGELPPGPGGPSVIHSPPPPPPQAVLAKPKLWSLAEIATSSDKVKDGGGGSEGSPCPPCPGPVAGQALGGSRASPAPAPSRSPSAQCPFPGGTVLSRPLYYTAPFYPGYTNYGSFGHLHGHPGPGPGPTTGPGSHFNGLNQTVLNRADALAKDPKMLRSQSQLDLCKDSPYELKKDGGASIILGPRLRTTWSGEPC